In Trichoplusia ni isolate ovarian cell line Hi5 chromosome 7, tn1, whole genome shotgun sequence, a single genomic region encodes these proteins:
- the LOC113496149 gene encoding uncharacterized protein LOC113496149 isoform X2, whose translation MVRWRYCVVLAMLLLLPAKTGSKLDEEEDEERGDEGEEDDDDDEEEEDDDPGAADKGERVTVMRRPPPIVPTPKAITVTRTVKKRPLECYVCAYKAETPLRACLDPTKYRVHTITCHSAEDKCFTSVISKGTSYEAVVRGCRSGCVGSPETTCCELNRCNNQAFAMPVIAPRSLTAASKSTKSIPPTILFFVTVLLVLQTVVKVAFV comes from the exons ATGGTTCGGTGGAGGTATTGCGTTGTGCTGGCAATGCTGCTGCTTCTGCCGGCGAAAACCGGCTCAAAATTAGACGAAGAGGAAGACGAAGA AAGGGGAGATGAGGGTgaagaagatgatgatgatgacgaagaAGAGGAAGATGATGATCCCGGCGCAGCAGACAAGGGAGAGAGAGTGACAGTGATGAGGCGACCGCCGCCCATCGTCCCGACGCCAAAGGCAATCACAGTGACGCGGACGGTGAAGAAACGGCCCCTCGAGTGTTATGTGTGTGCTTATAAGGCGGAGACGCCGTTGAGAGCATGCTTGGATCCTACTAAATACAG AGTACACACGATAACGTGTCACAGTGCAGAGGACAAATGTTTCACATCGGTGATATCAAAGGGCACGTCGTACGAAGCGGTTGTGCGAGGCTGTCGATCCGGCTGCGTCGGATCACCGGAGACGACATGCTGCGAG TTAAACCGTTGCAATAACCAGGCGTTTGCGATGCCTGTCATAGCGCCACGCTCGTTAACCGCAGCCAGCAAGTCCACTAAATCGATACCACCCACAATACTCTTCTTCGTCACTGTTCTGCTGGTACTGCAGACTGTTGTCAAAGTAGCCTTCGTATAA
- the LOC113496149 gene encoding uncharacterized protein LOC113496149 isoform X1, with product MVRWRYCVVLAMLLLLPAKTGSKLDEEEDEDNRYNLQLSSRRGDEGEEDDDDDEEEEDDDPGAADKGERVTVMRRPPPIVPTPKAITVTRTVKKRPLECYVCAYKAETPLRACLDPTKYRVHTITCHSAEDKCFTSVISKGTSYEAVVRGCRSGCVGSPETTCCELNRCNNQAFAMPVIAPRSLTAASKSTKSIPPTILFFVTVLLVLQTVVKVAFV from the exons ATGGTTCGGTGGAGGTATTGCGTTGTGCTGGCAATGCTGCTGCTTCTGCCGGCGAAAACCGGCTCAAAATTAGACGAAGAGGAAGACGAAGA TAATAGATACAACCTTCAACTTTCAAGTAGAAGGGGAGATGAGGGTgaagaagatgatgatgatgacgaagaAGAGGAAGATGATGATCCCGGCGCAGCAGACAAGGGAGAGAGAGTGACAGTGATGAGGCGACCGCCGCCCATCGTCCCGACGCCAAAGGCAATCACAGTGACGCGGACGGTGAAGAAACGGCCCCTCGAGTGTTATGTGTGTGCTTATAAGGCGGAGACGCCGTTGAGAGCATGCTTGGATCCTACTAAATACAG AGTACACACGATAACGTGTCACAGTGCAGAGGACAAATGTTTCACATCGGTGATATCAAAGGGCACGTCGTACGAAGCGGTTGTGCGAGGCTGTCGATCCGGCTGCGTCGGATCACCGGAGACGACATGCTGCGAG TTAAACCGTTGCAATAACCAGGCGTTTGCGATGCCTGTCATAGCGCCACGCTCGTTAACCGCAGCCAGCAAGTCCACTAAATCGATACCACCCACAATACTCTTCTTCGTCACTGTTCTGCTGGTACTGCAGACTGTTGTCAAAGTAGCCTTCGTATAA